ATGGTCGCCAGCACCGCTCTGAGGGTGATGTAGTTAAAAACATTAAAGGCGCGAATCGATTCGCCCAGCCATTGGGTTAACAGCAACAACATTTACATCTTCTCCAGAGTGTTCATCACTACGCCATCCACGACGCGTTCCATGCGCATAAAACGCGAGCCTTTGACCAAAAGCGTGGCCGTTGGCGTTAAATCAGTGCGAAGCGCTGCGATCAATGCTGCAACGTCGGTAAAATGTTGTGCCGTTCCGCCGAAGGCCGCACTGGCCAGCTGCATTTGTTCGCCCAAGGTGTAAAGCGCGCGTATGCCTTTGCTGCGTGCGTAAGCACCAATTTCCTGATGTCGCTCTGCTGTATCGCTGCCAATTTCACCCATATCGCCTAAAACCAGCAGGGTTTCAGGGCCAAAGCCCGCCAGAACATCGATGGCGGCTTTCATTGAATCGGGGTTGGCGTTGTAAGTGTCATCAAATACTTTTGCGCCGTTAAATGCATTTTTGCTTTGCAAACGGCCCTTGGTGCCTTCATAGCTGGCCAGCCCGCTGGCAATGTCTTCAGCGCCAATCTTGAGCGCATGGCCTACGGCCGCTGCGCCCAGCGCATTGAGTACATTGTGTAAGCCGGGAATTTGTAAATCGACCTGGGCCGAATCACCGGGGGTGCAGAGCGTAAATTGTGCGCCATGGATATGTGCACACAAATTGCGTGCATAAACATCGGCATTGCTGAGGCTGAAGCTGACTTGCGGATGCTCTTTGGCCAGCTCGCGCCAGAGCGGAGCATAGTCGTCATCGTTATTGATAATGGCGTAGCCACCTGCAACCAAACCTGCAAAAATTTCGCCCTTGGCCTGTGCCACGCCTGCCACGCTGCCCAGTGCTTCTAGGTGACAGCGGCCTGCATTGGTAATGATGGCGATATCGGGTTTGGCGATATGGGTGAGGTAGCTGATCTCATCAAAATGATTCATACCCATTTCAGCCACCACATAGCGATGCTGTGCACGGGCAGCCAGCAGGGTAAGCGGCAGGCCAATATGGTTGTTTAAATTACCCCGGGTGGCATGCACCGAATCCTCGCCCTGGTGCTGAGTCAGCACGGCAGAAATCATTTCTTTAACCGTGGTTTTACCGTTGCTGCCGGTAACACCAATCACGACTTGGCCTGCCGTGTTTTTAAGCAGCTCGCGCCAATAGGCTGCAAGTTGCCCAAGGGCTGCCAGTGTGTCGCTGACTAAAATATGCGGCCCGGCAATTGGTGTATCGACGATGGCGGCAACGGCCCCCGCGGCAATGGCGGCATCGGCAAACTTATTTGCGTTAAATTTCTCACCACGCAAAGCAATAAATAAATCACCCGCACGAATATCACGGCTGTCTGTGGTGACACGCGCAAAGCGAGCCTCGCCAGCGCCAGTGAAGGAGGCTTTCAGGGCCTGTGCGGTTTCTTGCAGGGACAACATTATTTTTTCTTCCTTGCTAAAGCACGGTTTGCAATGGCGACATCATCAAAGGGATGACGAATTCCTGCGATTTCCTGATAAGTTTCGTGGCCCTTGCCAGCAATCAGTACAACGTCTTTGGCTGTGGCTACATCAATGGCGTCGCTAATGGCTGAAGAGCGATCTGAATCAATGCTGTAGTTAGCATGACCGCTGCCAGGCACGCCGGAAACGCCACGGACGATGTCCTGAATAATGGCTTGTGGGGTTTCGCTGCGTGGATTGTCTGAGGTGATAATCACTGCGTCTGCAAGGCGGCAGGCAATTTCGCCCATCAGCGGGCGCTTACCTTTGTCTCGGTCACCACCGCAGCCAAAGATGCAATAAAGGCGGCTTTTTTCCGGCATGGATTCGCGCAGCGTTGTTAGCGCTTTTTCCAGTGCATCCGGGGTGTGTGCGTAATCAACCACAATCAGGGGACGCTCATCGCCGCCCAGCTTTTGCATCCGGCCAGCGGCGGGCTGAATCCGGCTGAGCACATCGGCAGCTTGCGTCAGTGGTACGTCGGCAGCGAGTAAAACAGACAGGCATGCAAGCAAATTGCTGGCGTTAAAACGGCCCAGCATCGGGGAATTAATATTGCATAGACCGTAAGGCGTGGCGACTTCCAGCTCCAAGCCTGCCAGTGTTAAGGTGATTTTTGTAGCGCGAATGCCGCCGTTTTCCAGACCATAAGTCAGCACGCGGGGGGCTTTGCATTGAGAAGCCAGCTCGCGGCCAAAAGCATCGTCGGTATTGATGACGGCGGTCTTTAAGCCTTCCCAGTTAAACAGTTGGGCTTTTGCTGCGCCATAGCTACCCATGTCGCCGTGGTAATCCAGGTGATCTCGGGTGAGGTTGGTGAATACCGCCACATCAAAATGGGTGCCGTGCACGCGGCCCTGATCAAGGCCATGCGAGGAGACTTCCATCGCAATATGGCTGGCACCCTCGGTTTGCAGGCGGGCAAGCCAGCCTTGCAGGGTCACTGGGTCCAGTGTGGTATGGGTGGAGCTTTCAAGGCGATCAATAAAACCGTTGCCCAAGGTACCGAGCACGCCGGTTTTATGTCCCAGCAAATTAAAAGCCTGTGCCAGCCAGTTGGCGATGGATGTTTTGCCATTGGTGCCGGTAATCCCGGTTACAAACAGGGATTGCGATGGGTTGTCTAATAAATGAGCCGCTACAATCCCGGCTTGGGCGCGCAGTTGCGGGATCGCCAGATTGGGCGTTTGCCACGCTGGATTCCATACAAAGTCTTCTGCTTCCCATAATACGGCTGCTGCGCCTGCTGCAATGGCATCGGCAATATAGCTGCGGCCATCAGCATACTCACCCTGAAAGGCGAGGAAAACATCACCAGCCTGAACACCACGGCTATCCACGACAAGACGCGCGCCCGCAGCGATGGCATCGATCGCAGGAAGGTCGAGAGGAGGGAGGTTCCAGCTCACAGCTTTCATATGTCTTCCTTTAGCCCGGCTGTTTTAAAGCACGGAACAAGGGTGGTTTGGGGTCGGGACTCCTTGGCGCTGGTATCAGTCGCCAGGAGTATCGCTTATGTTTCTTCTTTCAACTCTGGTGCATCCAGCCCCGGCAGCAGAATATTGGTAATCGGGGCATCGGGCGGAACACCTAACATGCGTAAGCTGCCCGACATAATTTCCTGAAACACCGGAGCAGAAACGGTACCGCCGTAATAACGATTTCCTACCGTGGACGGCTCATCGATCAAGACCGCCACAATCAGACGAGGATTGGATACCGGCGCAAAGCCAATAAACGACACTTCGTACTTTTCGCGGGAATACTGCCCATTTACAATCTTGCGTGCCGTACCTGTTTTACCACCAACCCGAAAGCCTACAATCTGGGCTCTTACGGCTGTACCGCCCGCCTGGGTAACGGCTTCCAGCATGTTTTTTACTAAATCAGCAGTCTGAGCCGAAATCACTTGTTTACCCGGGCTTGGCGCTACCATCTTGGTGAAGGTGATTGGTTTCATTTCACCGTGGTTGGTAAACATCGAGTAGCCACGGGCCATTTGCATCAGGCTGACCGACAAACCGTGCCCGAATGACATCGTGGCTTGCTCAATCGGACGCCAGGTTTTCCAAGGGCGAACACGGCCAAATGCCTCTCCTGGGAAACCACTGTGCGTTGATGCACCAAAACCATAATTATTAAAATATCCCCATAATTCTTCGCGGCTCAGCATCAGGCCAATCTTGGCTGCGCCTACGTTACTGGAGTGTTTGAGCACGCCTTCCGGGTTCAGTGCGCCGTAATCTCTTGTATCTTTAAAAGTGGCCGGACCTATCGTCATTCGCCCTGGCGAGGTTTGGATAATGGTCGATGGCTTAATGATGCCTTGCTCTAAAGCGGCGGCAACGACAAAGGGTTTCATCGTTGAGCCGGGCTCATAAGTATCAGTCAGCACTCGGTTACGTTTTCGGGCTAAATCAACACGCTCACGGCTATTAGGGTTGTATGAGGGTAAATTGGCCAGTGCCAGTACTTCGCCCGTTTTTGCATCCAGTACAACGGCAGCACCTGCTACAGCACCTGCTGCTTCAATCCCTTTTTTCAGCTCCCGATACGCCAGATACTGGATCTTACGGTCGATGGATAATTGCAATGTTTCGCCGTCTTTCGCCGGAACAATGGTTGAAACGTCTTCAACGATATAACCGCGCCGGTCACGAATCACAGTGCGGCTGCCAGGCTTGCCTGCCAGCATTGCTTCACGCGTTAATTCAAAGCCTTCCTGCCCTTTGCCATCAATGTCGGTAAAGCCCACGATATGTGCCATCACATCGCCTGCCGGGTAATAGCGGCGGTATTCGGTTTGCGTGTACACACCCGGTACATTGAGTGCCATCACGGCCTTGGCATCGTTTGGCGACATGTGCCGACGTAACCACAGAAAATCGGGGCGGATTTCTTCGCCTTTCGAGTTTTTTCTGGAGTTACTTAATTTCTTGTTTAACTCTTCTTCCGGCAGCTGCAATGCTGCCGCCAGTTTTTTTAACTCACTACGCGACACTGGTACCGGGTCTTTCTCTGATTTTGGCTCCCAATCTGCCGGGCGCTCCTGCCCTGCTGGCAGTAATGTCATTCCACGGGGGCTGGCCCAGATGGATTGCACCGGGGTAGAAATAGCTAATGGCTCGCCATTTCTATCGGTAATCATGCCGCGATTCGAAGCTTGCTTAAGGTTGCGCATATAGCGCGCATCACCCTGCTCTTGCAAAAAGCCTTCGTTCCACGCTTGTAAATACAGGCCACGGCCCAGTAATACGGCAAAAAGCGAGAGTAAAAAGCCAACTACAACCCATACCCGCCACCGCTCCAGTTTTGGCTGTGGTGCGGCAAAACGCTGATGACGTGATTGCCCGCCAACTTGGCGGGGGGGCCTTGCTAATTTCATTCGGTCACCGGTTTTGCTACGCGTTCACCGTGCGGCAGTATCACTTGCGTACGGTTTGGTCCTGGCACTTGCATGCCTAATTTTTGTGTTGCTTCAGCTTCAATGCGTGAATGCATGGCCCAAGTGCTTTGTTCCAGTTGCAGCTGTCCCCACTCAACATCGAGCTTACGGCTTAAAACTTCTTCTTTTTGCAGTTCGCCATAAAATTTGCGAGCCTTATGCTGGCTGGTAATTAAAGCCAGCGCGCACGCAATTAAAATGACAAGCAAAAAAAGGTTTAAACGTGTCACAGGGCAATTCCTGTTCTTTCTGCTGTGCGCAAGATTGCACTGCGGGCACGCGGGTTTTCATCCACTTCTTTTTCACTGGCACGAATCGGCTTGCCAATGATTTTGACAGGGGGCTCGGCAATATCAGCAGCGCGCACAGGTAGGCGGGAAGGCAGTTTGTCGCCTTGGGCTGCATCTTGCAGAAAACGTTTTACGATGCGGTCTTCTAGTGAGTGAAACGCAATCACGGAAAAACGCCCGCCTTGATTCAGCATTTCCAAAGCTTGCGGCAGGGTTAGCGCAAGCTCCTCAAGCTCGCGATTGATGTAAATCCGTATAGCTTGGAAGGTACGTGTCGCCGGATTCTGCCCCGGCTCGCGGCTACGGACTGCCGTTGCCACGATCTGGGAAAGCTGGCCGGTGGTGAGAATCGGTTCTCCCGCTCGACTCGTAACAATCGCTGCTGCAACCTGTTTAGCAAACCGCTCTTCGCCATAGTCTTTTACCACCTCTGCAATTTCTTTCTCATCGGCTAAATTCAGCCATTCGGCCGCCGTCATACCGCGCGTGGTATCCATGCGCATATCAAGCGGGGCATCAAAGCGAAAACTAAATCCTCGGCTGGCGTCATCAAGCTGAGGAGATGACACGCCTAAATCCATCAGCACACCGTCCACGCTTGTAATGCCACGCAGATTTAATTCTTTTTGCAGATTAACGAAGCCTTCGTGAACGATGGTGAAGCGCGGATCGGTAATGGTGGCTGCCTCAGCAATCGCCATCGGGTCTTTATCAAAAGCAATCAAACGGCCTTCAGGGCCCAGTTTGGAAAGGATGAGGCGCGAGTGACCGCCTCGGCCAAAAGTGCAATCGACATAAATGCCATTTGGCTTGATCGCCAGTGCGTGCACGGCTTCTTCAAGTAAAACGGTGGTGTGTATAAGCGTCAAAGCACGATGTCCTGCATTTGTTTTGCCAAATCGTCTGGACTGATATCCATAACGGCTTGAACCTGAGCGGCCCAGCGGGCTTCATCCCAAAGTTCGAATTTATTGCCCATGCCAACAAGGGCGACTTCTTTATCGAGACCCGCCAGCTGGCGTAAACGCGGCGGAATCAAAATACGCCCAGCGCTATCGGGTTCGATCTCTTCGGCATGGCCGACGATAAAACGGCGAATAGGCATCTGAGCGCCAGATAAACGATTGAGCTGATCGCGAACAGGCAACCAGTCGGGTTCCGGGTAAACCAGCAGGCAGCCTGAAGGTTCGGCAGTAATCACCAAGCGGTTGGCGCAGTGCGTCCCCAGCACGTCACGATGCCTAGCAGGAATTGCCAATCGTCCCTTGCTGTCGAGATTTAAAGAAGCCACACCGCCAAACATGATGAATTACTCTTTTGTAAGGGTTAATACTGCACTTTTACCCACTTTCACCCACTACTTCCCACTATAGAGTAAAAAAAAAGAGCGCACAAGCGCCCGTTTTTTAATTGTTCTTTTGATACAATCACTTAGCTGCAAAATATGTAATGTACATTTTTCTCTTGTTTTATCTTGCATAAGCAAGCGCTAAAGCAATTAAGTTAAAGTAAAACTTTAACTTAATTGTTAAATAATACGTCTTTCCCCTTTTTTTATATTGATTACGCCTTGTGACAGAAAAATTACTGAATATCTGTTTGTTTGCCTTGCTTGTTTGGGCGCTTTGGCGGCGAATCAGCCCCTCAGTACGCTCTGAAATCGACCGTTCAATGAGGATTGCTTCTGTTGTTTTGCTTTTTGCTGCGGCTATTGCTTTGTTTTTGCACATTTATTGATGTGAGTGATTTTTTTTGCCTAGCAAACGTGTGCGGCTGTCGTTTAAAGAAACTTTAAGCATCTGATTGCAGATAAACTTTAAGAGTCGTTGTCAGCGCTCGTTGTTCTGTCCGACTAAGCTTTATTGCCTCTGGAGAACATCATGCTCATCCGCTCATCGACAGAAATATTACCTTCTGAAATTACACCTGAAGGCCTTTGGTTAAATCGCCGTCAAATCATGACGGGAGCCGCGGCGCTTGGGCTGGCGGCTGCATTGCCTGCGCAGGCCGCGGGTGAGTTAGCTTATCGGGCCAGCCCCTTTTCTGCTAAAGACGATAAAAATAGTTTTGAGCAAATCACTCAGTACAATAATTTCTATGAATTTGGCACGGGTAAAGATGATCCGGCCAAAACAGCACATACCTTAAAAGCTAGGCCTTGGAATATCGTGATTGAGGGCGAGTGTGAAAAACCGCGTACTTTTTCAATCGACGAATTATTAAAAATTGCGCCATTAGAAGAGCGGATTTATCGCCTGCGATGTGTGGAAGGCTGGTCGATGGTGATTCCATGGGTGGGTTTCCCACTTTCCGAGCTGATTAAGCGGGTTAATCCCACTTCTAAAGCTAAATACGTCGAGTTTATTTCGCTGGCCGATAAGGAGCAGATGCCCGGTGTTGGCCGCTCGGTATTGGATTGGCCATATACCGAGGGATTGCGTATGGATGAAGCCATGCATCCTCTGGCGATCATGGCGGTAGGGCTTTATGGCAAGGTATTGCCCAATCAAAACGGCGCGCCGATCCGCCTAGTTGTGCCGTGGAAGTATGGCTTTAAAAGCGCAAAATCCATCGTAAAAATTCGCCTGACCGAAAAACAGCCACAAACGGCTTGGAATAAAGCGGCACCTAACGAATACGGCTTTTATTCTAATGTAAACCCGGAAGTAGACCACCCCCGCTGGAGCCAAGCCACTGAGCGGCGAATTGGCGAATTCTTTAAACGTAAAACCTTAATGTTTAATGGCTACGGCGATCAAGTGGCAGGCATGTACAAGGGAATGGATTTGAAAAAGCTGTTTTGATGGTTTGAAAATCTAAACTCAAGTCTTTAACCACGGAGGAACAGGAGAACACCAAGGGCCATGGAGAAAACCGAAAAACAAGAAAACCTCTATTTCTTGTTTTTCTCTGTGTCCTCTGTGATCTCTGTGGTTCAAGATTTGGGTTTTATCTTTTGATTTTCATTTCGAAAAATGAAGACATAAAAAAACGGAGCCTTTGGCTCCGTTTTTTTATGCTGGCAGTAAAGCCTGCTTCATTTTGCTGAGGGCTTTGGCCTCAATCTGGCGGATACGCTCTGCAGAAACATTAAACTCTGCCGCC
This portion of the Iodobacter fluviatilis genome encodes:
- a CDS encoding UDP-N-acetylmuramoyl-tripeptide--D-alanyl-D-alanine ligase → MLSLQETAQALKASFTGAGEARFARVTTDSRDIRAGDLFIALRGEKFNANKFADAAIAAGAVAAIVDTPIAGPHILVSDTLAALGQLAAYWRELLKNTAGQVVIGVTGSNGKTTVKEMISAVLTQHQGEDSVHATRGNLNNHIGLPLTLLAARAQHRYVVAEMGMNHFDEISYLTHIAKPDIAIITNAGRCHLEALGSVAGVAQAKGEIFAGLVAGGYAIINNDDDYAPLWRELAKEHPQVSFSLSNADVYARNLCAHIHGAQFTLCTPGDSAQVDLQIPGLHNVLNALGAAAVGHALKIGAEDIASGLASYEGTKGRLQSKNAFNGAKVFDDTYNANPDSMKAAIDVLAGFGPETLLVLGDMGEIGSDTAERHQEIGAYARSKGIRALYTLGEQMQLASAAFGGTAQHFTDVAALIAALRTDLTPTATLLVKGSRFMRMERVVDGVVMNTLEKM
- a CDS encoding UDP-N-acetylmuramoyl-L-alanyl-D-glutamate--2,6-diaminopimelate ligase — translated: MKAVSWNLPPLDLPAIDAIAAGARLVVDSRGVQAGDVFLAFQGEYADGRSYIADAIAAGAAAVLWEAEDFVWNPAWQTPNLAIPQLRAQAGIVAAHLLDNPSQSLFVTGITGTNGKTSIANWLAQAFNLLGHKTGVLGTLGNGFIDRLESSTHTTLDPVTLQGWLARLQTEGASHIAMEVSSHGLDQGRVHGTHFDVAVFTNLTRDHLDYHGDMGSYGAAKAQLFNWEGLKTAVINTDDAFGRELASQCKAPRVLTYGLENGGIRATKITLTLAGLELEVATPYGLCNINSPMLGRFNASNLLACLSVLLAADVPLTQAADVLSRIQPAAGRMQKLGGDERPLIVVDYAHTPDALEKALTTLRESMPEKSRLYCIFGCGGDRDKGKRPLMGEIACRLADAVIITSDNPRSETPQAIIQDIVRGVSGVPGSGHANYSIDSDRSSAISDAIDVATAKDVVLIAGKGHETYQEIAGIRHPFDDVAIANRALARKKK
- a CDS encoding peptidoglycan D,D-transpeptidase FtsI family protein, with product MKLARPPRQVGGQSRHQRFAAPQPKLERWRVWVVVGFLLSLFAVLLGRGLYLQAWNEGFLQEQGDARYMRNLKQASNRGMITDRNGEPLAISTPVQSIWASPRGMTLLPAGQERPADWEPKSEKDPVPVSRSELKKLAAALQLPEEELNKKLSNSRKNSKGEEIRPDFLWLRRHMSPNDAKAVMALNVPGVYTQTEYRRYYPAGDVMAHIVGFTDIDGKGQEGFELTREAMLAGKPGSRTVIRDRRGYIVEDVSTIVPAKDGETLQLSIDRKIQYLAYRELKKGIEAAGAVAGAAVVLDAKTGEVLALANLPSYNPNSRERVDLARKRNRVLTDTYEPGSTMKPFVVAAALEQGIIKPSTIIQTSPGRMTIGPATFKDTRDYGALNPEGVLKHSSNVGAAKIGLMLSREELWGYFNNYGFGASTHSGFPGEAFGRVRPWKTWRPIEQATMSFGHGLSVSLMQMARGYSMFTNHGEMKPITFTKMVAPSPGKQVISAQTADLVKNMLEAVTQAGGTAVRAQIVGFRVGGKTGTARKIVNGQYSREKYEVSFIGFAPVSNPRLIVAVLIDEPSTVGNRYYGGTVSAPVFQEIMSGSLRMLGVPPDAPITNILLPGLDAPELKEET
- the ftsL gene encoding cell division protein FtsL produces the protein MTRLNLFLLVILIACALALITSQHKARKFYGELQKEEVLSRKLDVEWGQLQLEQSTWAMHSRIEAEATQKLGMQVPGPNRTQVILPHGERVAKPVTE
- the rsmH gene encoding 16S rRNA (cytosine(1402)-N(4))-methyltransferase RsmH, coding for MTLIHTTVLLEEAVHALAIKPNGIYVDCTFGRGGHSRLILSKLGPEGRLIAFDKDPMAIAEAATITDPRFTIVHEGFVNLQKELNLRGITSVDGVLMDLGVSSPQLDDASRGFSFRFDAPLDMRMDTTRGMTAAEWLNLADEKEIAEVVKDYGEERFAKQVAAAIVTSRAGEPILTTGQLSQIVATAVRSREPGQNPATRTFQAIRIYINRELEELALTLPQALEMLNQGGRFSVIAFHSLEDRIVKRFLQDAAQGDKLPSRLPVRAADIAEPPVKIIGKPIRASEKEVDENPRARSAILRTAERTGIAL
- the mraZ gene encoding division/cell wall cluster transcriptional repressor MraZ, with amino-acid sequence MFGGVASLNLDSKGRLAIPARHRDVLGTHCANRLVITAEPSGCLLVYPEPDWLPVRDQLNRLSGAQMPIRRFIVGHAEEIEPDSAGRILIPPRLRQLAGLDKEVALVGMGNKFELWDEARWAAQVQAVMDISPDDLAKQMQDIVL
- a CDS encoding protein MIGRI: MTEKLLNICLFALLVWALWRRISPSVRSEIDRSMRIASVVLLFAAAIALFLHIY
- the msrP gene encoding protein-methionine-sulfoxide reductase catalytic subunit MsrP, producing MLIRSSTEILPSEITPEGLWLNRRQIMTGAAALGLAAALPAQAAGELAYRASPFSAKDDKNSFEQITQYNNFYEFGTGKDDPAKTAHTLKARPWNIVIEGECEKPRTFSIDELLKIAPLEERIYRLRCVEGWSMVIPWVGFPLSELIKRVNPTSKAKYVEFISLADKEQMPGVGRSVLDWPYTEGLRMDEAMHPLAIMAVGLYGKVLPNQNGAPIRLVVPWKYGFKSAKSIVKIRLTEKQPQTAWNKAAPNEYGFYSNVNPEVDHPRWSQATERRIGEFFKRKTLMFNGYGDQVAGMYKGMDLKKLF